A stretch of DNA from Natrinema halophilum:
GATTCAAACCGGCTGACGGCGCAACTCGGATTACGGACGGCACGGGATCGTCATGACGCTCGGCGACACGCTGGGACTGTCGGACTCACAGGAGCGCTACATCGTTCGCAGCCTCCAACTCGCGCTTTTCTTTCTCCTCGGGTACGGAGTGACGACGCTCCAATTCGGCGTCGCCGGTACGGCGGGGGTAGCACTCGGGATAACATTTCTGCCGGCGTGGCTACACCGTGAATACGGGTACTCGATGGACGCAGGCCTCGTCCTGTGGATTACCGTCGCAGTGATTCTCCATACGATCGGCTCACTCTGGATGTACGAGACGTACCAGTGGTACGACGAGATCGCCCACACTGTTTCGGCGTCGGTCATCGCCGGGTTGGGATATGCGGCCTTCCGAGCGTTCGAAATTCACTCCGACGAGATGGCCGTCCCGTCGACGTTCCGATCCATGTTCATCGTGGTCTTCGTCCTCGCGACCGGCGTCTTCTGGGAGGTTCTGGAATTCGCCCTCGGCGGCGTTGCAGTCACCGTCTACGGGATTGACGACATCGTGACGGATTTCGTGTTCAACGCGGTCGGAGCGGTGATAGTGGCCATCTGGGGAACCGATTACGTAAGCGGGCTCGTGGGGTTCTTTAGACAGCGGCTTCGCTCCGGACCCGAAAACTAGATCCAGCGGGCGTCCTGTTGGCTGCCGAGTTCGCCTCGGCGACGGCGGGATTTCCCCGTCGGCGATGAGTATCTCGGAGAACTGGACTGGTCGCCGCCCGCGTCGAGTACGTCACGGCAGACGGCCACATACGGCCGAAATCGGCGTCAATCGGATCAATGAATCCCCACAAACATGGATATTTCCGCTCGAGGAAAGAGCAACGCTTACAGGTTCGTGCGTTCCGCTATCGACTATGCGAGAACACGTCCTGCTGATCGGGGGCGGCGGTCGAGAACACGCCATCGCTCGCGCGCTCGAAGATAGCGAAGCAGAGCTCTACGCCTGTGCCGGGAACAAGAACCCCGGCATCGCTCGTATCGCGACCGAGTTCGAAACCCTCGAAACGACAGGTCCTGAGGCGGTCGTCGATTATGCCGAATCGGTCGATGCGACGATTGCCGTCGTGGGGCCCGAAGCGCCCCTCGAGGCGGGAGTCTCGGACGCACTCGAGAACGCGGGCATCTTCGCCTTCGGGCCGAACAAAGACGACGCACGGATCGAGACTGACAAGGCCTTCCAGCGACGGTTTATGCAGGAAAACGAGGTTCCGGGCTGCCCGGATTTCGAGACGTTCGACGACATGGATGCTGCATGCGATTATATCGACGACTACGACGGCGACCTCGTAATCAAGCCCACCGGTCTCACCGGTGGCAAGGGCGTCAAAGTAATCGGCGATCAGGTCACTGCCGAGGAAGGCAAGGACTACATCCGAGAGTCCGACTACGACCGGATCGTCCTGGAAGAACGGCTGATCGGCGAGGAGTTTACCGTCCAGGCGTTCGTGGCGAACGGCGAGTTCCGAACCGCGCCAGCGGTACAGGATCATAAGCGCGCTTACGAGGGAGACGACGGCCCCAACACCGGGGGAATGGGCAGCTACTCCGCCGCGACGAACCAACTTCCGTTCATGACCGACGAGGACTACGACGACGCAGTTTCGATCATCGAGGCCACCGTGGACGCCCTCGAGGATTATCGGGGTATCCTCTACGGTCAGTTCATGCTCACCGCCGAGGGCCCGATGGTCGTCGAATTCAATGCACGCTTTGGGGACCCAGAAGCGATGAACACGCTTCCTGTCCTCGAGACGGACTTTCTCGACGTTTTGACCGCCGCTCGCGATGGTGATGCACTGCCTGCCCTCGATTTCGCCGAGCAGGCTACAGTGTGCAAGTACGTCGTCCCTGCAGGCTACCCGACGGAGCCCGAAGCCGGTGCCAAAGTTCGGGTCGACGAGGAGAGTGCGGGTGACGCACAACTGTACTACGCGAGCGTAGACGAACGGGAGGACGGAATCTATACCACGACCTCGCGTTCGTTCGCGCTGGTCGGCATCGCCGATTCGATCTCGGAGGCCGAAACGATCGCAGAAGATGCGCTCGCTGCCGCCGGGGAAGAGGGACTGCATGTCCGCCACGACATCGGCAAAGCAGATCTAGTTCAGCGGCGCATCGATCACGTAAACGACATTCGCGGCGAAAGTCGGTAGTACCGCGTCGGTCCTCGTTTCGAGGTGGACGATGACTGACGTCTCGGATACCGCAGAGCGGTTCTGGGACGGTCTAGCCGATGACGTCGTCCGACTTCCGAAGTGTACAGACTGTGGAACGGTTGCGTTTCCGCCCGGCCTCATCTGTACCGATTGCGGATGCGACGATTTCACGTGGACCGATATCGATCCGGTTGGTACGATACACTCCTTTACACGCCAGCACCGCACGGCACCGGCATTCGAGTCCCCCATCGTGATGGGAATCGTCGATCTCGACGCTGGCCCACGTTTACTCGCACCTTTCGCTGCGGAGTACGGAGAGCTGTCGATCGGCGATCGAGTCCGAATCGAGCCGATCGAGTACGACGCCGACTACGATCGCGGCCGCCGGGCCGATGCCCCATTTTTCCAGGCAGTTCTCGCAGGGTCGAGCCACTGACTCCGTCGGATTCTCGACGCACCCAACTGTCGCGTTTCCTGTGGCTGGACACACGTTGCTCGGGGACGCTGGTCGACACACGCTCGATCGCGTTTACTCCACCTCCGCAACGTCACGGATCGTCTCGAGTAACAACCCGAGACCCAGATCGATCTCCCGTTCGGTCACGTCGAGCGGTGGCAACAACCGAAGCGTCTTGTAACCGCATCCGAGAGTCAACAGACCGCGCCGGAACGCGGACTCGAGAACCG
This window harbors:
- the purD gene encoding phosphoribosylamine--glycine ligase translates to MREHVLLIGGGGREHAIARALEDSEAELYACAGNKNPGIARIATEFETLETTGPEAVVDYAESVDATIAVVGPEAPLEAGVSDALENAGIFAFGPNKDDARIETDKAFQRRFMQENEVPGCPDFETFDDMDAACDYIDDYDGDLVIKPTGLTGGKGVKVIGDQVTAEEGKDYIRESDYDRIVLEERLIGEEFTVQAFVANGEFRTAPAVQDHKRAYEGDDGPNTGGMGSYSAATNQLPFMTDEDYDDAVSIIEATVDALEDYRGILYGQFMLTAEGPMVVEFNARFGDPEAMNTLPVLETDFLDVLTAARDGDALPALDFAEQATVCKYVVPAGYPTEPEAGAKVRVDEESAGDAQLYYASVDEREDGIYTTTSRSFALVGIADSISEAETIAEDALAAAGEEGLHVRHDIGKADLVQRRIDHVNDIRGESR
- a CDS encoding Zn-ribbon domain-containing OB-fold protein, which gives rise to MTDVSDTAERFWDGLADDVVRLPKCTDCGTVAFPPGLICTDCGCDDFTWTDIDPVGTIHSFTRQHRTAPAFESPIVMGIVDLDAGPRLLAPFAAEYGELSIGDRVRIEPIEYDADYDRGRRADAPFFQAVLAGSSH